A stretch of DNA from Mucilaginibacter daejeonensis:
ATCGCTAACTTGGTATAAGTGTTATTGGCACTCTCGCTGATCCTATGCAATGTGGTGCTCAACTTATCAGAACCGATCAGGTAGCAGTAGTCTGGCGAATCTTTGTGCGCAGGGTCACGACGACCGATCATATCGATGTTCAGGTCGGCAACGGTATTGGCCATCGGGAACACCGGGTGCTCAGAATACCATTCTGAGCCCAATAGGCCTTTCTCTTCACCAACGTTACCTAGGAAAAGGATGGTACGACGCGGGCCTTTACCGTCTTTTTTGGCTTTCATGAACGCGCGGGCGATCTCTAATATTCCTACGGTACCTGAGCCGTCATCGTCAGCGCCGTTGTTGATACGGTCGCCTGGGGTACCTTCGGGCATCATACCAATGTGGTCATAATGTGCCGAGAACACCAACACTTCATTCTTCAATTTGGCATCCGAACCTGGTATCATGGCCACGATATCTACCGCTTTGGCATCTTTAGCCACGGTCTCGTAGTCAGCTGCTATATCGGCCTTCACCGTTTGCGTAGCTGTGCCTTGCGCAGCTGCAGCTTTCAGATCAGTATAAGTTTTTCCCGATGCTTTCAGTACCTGATCTGCAGTAGCAGTATTGATGGTGAGGGTGAGGGCGCGGTTCATTACCTGGCGTGGGTTAGCTTGCTTGAGGGTCATACGCTCGCTTACCTTGCCTCCCATACCCGGACGCACGTTGGCCACCATTAGGATCAGTGCCGGATTTTTAGCACGTAAAGTCGGCGAAGCGCCGAAGCCTACTCTCGTGCCCGGAGCTGGTGCAGGAGTACCCGGTTTAGGCTCGCCAATGATCATCACGATCTTGCCAGCCACGTCAACGTTAGCAATCTCAGCCTCGCTACCATAACCTACGAACACCACTTCATTAGTTTTCAACGCTGCGGTACCTGACCCGCCTAATGAACTGTAATCCTTACCATAAGTAAGGGTAGCACCATTCACCGTAAGCCCTTTAAAGGTAAAAATGGTATTGGTTAACGGCACATCTAAAAAGTATGAGCCATTGTTGGCGGGTAAAAGTCCTAATTTTTTGTATTCGCCGGCCAAGTAGTTGGCGGCCTTGTCAGCGCCTGGTTTACCGGTCTCGCGGCCTTCCATGTCGTCGGCTGCAACTATGGTCAGCTGCTTTTTGGCATCCTCTACGGTGATCACCTGCGCATATTTAATGGCAGTTGGGTTCTTTTGAGCAAAAGCCCCAAATGCGGCCACCAAAGCGGTACCGCACAAAAACGTTCTCTTCATATTAGTTTAGTGTAAATAGCAGCAAGCAAATTAATCAATGCTCACTTAACGGACGGCAACAAATGTGTGACCTTGTCAGGCACTTAGCAAGATATCTTACCCACGCGTGTAGCATGACGGCCACCTTCGAACTCGGTGGTCATGAAAGTCTCCACGATCTTTTTGGCATCATCTAACGAGATGAAGCGTTCGGGTATGCAAACAATGTTCGCGTTATTATGCTTGCGCGCCAATGACGCCAGCTCAGGCTGCCAGCATATAGCCGCACGGATACCCTGGTGCTTATTGGCGGTGATGGCCACGCCGTTGGCGCTACCGCAGATCAGTATACCCAGGTCAAATTCGCCACTCTCTACAGCTGATGCTACCGGGTGTGCAAAATCAGGGTAATCGGTAGACTCTGGTGAGTAAGTGCCAAAATCCTTTACCGTTGCGTTGGGCAACCACTCCAAAAGAGCCTGTTTGTAGTTAAACCCCGCATGATCGGCGCCAAGCGCTATTTTAAGTTCTTTATTCATATTGATAGTAGCCAAGCGGATGCTCCTCTTAGCCTTGTTGTTTCATTAATGCGTTGTGCTTTTTCAGCTTCTTCTTTTCTACACGGCCTGCTACCACGATACCCACTTCGTATAAAATGAAAAGTGGGACACTAACGATGCTCATGGTCAGCATATCGGGCGTTGGTGTGATCACCGCTGCAATGACCAGGATACCCACAATGGCATACCGGCGGCCCGAGCGCATGAACTTGGGTGTTAACAAGCCGATGGTAGATAGGATGTATACGATCATGGGCAATTGGAACACTACCCCTGTAGCCAACGTAAGCGTAGCTACTGATGATAGATACGAATCGACCGTGAAGGTATTCTTGATCTGGTCACTCACGCTCAGGTTGGCCAAAAAGCTGATCGACTCGGGCGCTACCACATAATAGCCGAACAGGATACCGGTAATGAACAGCAATGAGGCATACAGTACAAAACCTGAAGCTGCCTTGCGCTCATTCTCATGCAGGGCAGGCTTTATGA
This window harbors:
- a CDS encoding M28 family peptidase → MKRTFLCGTALVAAFGAFAQKNPTAIKYAQVITVEDAKKQLTIVAADDMEGRETGKPGADKAANYLAGEYKKLGLLPANNGSYFLDVPLTNTIFTFKGLTVNGATLTYGKDYSSLGGSGTAALKTNEVVFVGYGSEAEIANVDVAGKIVMIIGEPKPGTPAPAPGTRVGFGASPTLRAKNPALILMVANVRPGMGGKVSERMTLKQANPRQVMNRALTLTINTATADQVLKASGKTYTDLKAAAAQGTATQTVKADIAADYETVAKDAKAVDIVAMIPGSDAKLKNEVLVFSAHYDHIGMMPEGTPGDRINNGADDDGSGTVGILEIARAFMKAKKDGKGPRRTILFLGNVGEEKGLLGSEWYSEHPVFPMANTVADLNIDMIGRRDPAHKDSPDYCYLIGSDKLSTTLHRISESANNTYTKLAIDYKYNDPNDPERIYYRSDHYNFAKHDVPIVFYFDGVHEDYHRVSDEVDKIDFPLMVKRAQLVFYTGWELANRNERPVVDVKNDMPATR
- the rpiB gene encoding ribose 5-phosphate isomerase B translates to MNKELKIALGADHAGFNYKQALLEWLPNATVKDFGTYSPESTDYPDFAHPVASAVESGEFDLGILICGSANGVAITANKHQGIRAAICWQPELASLARKHNNANIVCIPERFISLDDAKKIVETFMTTEFEGGRHATRVGKISC
- the tatC gene encoding twin-arginine translocase subunit TatC; this encodes MSNDQDNKIVKAIKDKAKDLEVEMSFFDHIEVLRWHLIRSCIAILAFTVLAFVYYDFVFDKIIMGPKRPDFWTYRMLCKLGDYLGRPGFCIDKIPGEIINTEMAGQFTLELNSALIIGVTLGFPYLLWELWRFIKPALHENERKAASGFVLYASLLFITGILFGYYVVAPESISFLANLSVSDQIKNTFTVDSYLSSVATLTLATGVVFQLPMIVYILSTIGLLTPKFMRSGRRYAIVGILVIAAVITPTPDMLTMSIVSVPLFILYEVGIVVAGRVEKKKLKKHNALMKQQG